In Paenibacillus sp. BIC5C1, a genomic segment contains:
- a CDS encoding sporulation protein YpjB, with protein MKRTFRIKTGFMVVSFMTLLFWTNLSYSVSAESTGTNGNTDQQVSVKNSIEQLNEEAALLYRHALENDIEEVRGSILRISKGLEHISFEGQTTVEGIHALSETIVEVKEAAVRVKSDDVSLQQASAKLRLAADSLANPAKPLWLQYYKIVKNDIDALSTAADQQLSSTIIASRYSLLEEHYETIRPAAMIRREPYEIAQLDAWLSHTKSLTSAKQTDIAQLKSMVAHGEELVNQLFGREKDESAFVPFVQGPNRRAAGLLITSIIIAALSYAGYRKYRAQQQGIFPFRR; from the coding sequence ATGAAGAGAACGTTCAGGATCAAAACTGGATTTATGGTGGTGTCGTTCATGACTCTACTGTTCTGGACGAACTTGTCATACAGCGTATCAGCGGAAAGTACAGGTACGAACGGAAATACAGATCAGCAAGTATCCGTCAAAAATTCAATTGAGCAATTAAATGAAGAAGCGGCCTTGTTGTATCGACATGCCTTGGAGAATGATATCGAAGAGGTTAGAGGCAGTATTTTGCGAATCAGTAAAGGTCTGGAGCATATCTCCTTTGAGGGTCAGACGACAGTAGAAGGCATTCATGCCCTATCCGAGACCATTGTTGAAGTGAAAGAAGCTGCGGTCAGGGTGAAAAGTGATGATGTGTCTCTCCAGCAGGCCTCTGCCAAACTGCGACTTGCAGCGGACAGTCTCGCCAACCCGGCCAAACCTCTATGGCTCCAGTATTATAAAATTGTAAAAAATGATATTGATGCGCTGTCAACCGCGGCAGATCAGCAGTTAAGTTCGACGATAATAGCGAGCCGCTACAGCTTACTGGAGGAGCATTACGAGACGATTCGACCTGCGGCGATGATCCGCCGTGAACCATACGAGATCGCCCAACTGGATGCCTGGTTGTCTCATACCAAGAGTTTGACTTCGGCCAAGCAGACTGACATTGCACAATTAAAGAGTATGGTAGCCCATGGTGAAGAGTTGGTGAATCAGTTGTTCGGTCGGGAAAAGGACGAAAGTGCCTTTGTACCTTTTGTTCAGGGACCCAATCGCAGGGCAGCCGGATTGCTCATTACTTCCATAATCATAGCAGCACTAAGTTATGCGGGTTACCGTAAATATCGGGCACAGCAGCAAGGCATTTTTCCGTTTCGGCGTTAG
- a CDS encoding YitT family protein: protein MSTSKTWVQFKLILPILLGTALYAFGLLYFIIPNQLMEGGVTGITVLLNYAFNISPSLTTLVVNIPLFLVGLKILGGRQMIYTGVGIGALTVFLWLFEKMIDLGWIEPLHTENDLLLAALYAGVTLGAGLGIVFRWGGTTGGSDIIARILNRKYGWSMGRVLLGIDFIIIGISLVYIPKEKILYTLVAVFIASKVIDFIQEGAYSARAFMIISDHAPEIADLITRDMDRGVTLIPAIGAYSKQAKHVAYCVISRQEFRRLQTIVRSVDPRAFVIISDVHDVHGEGFKES, encoded by the coding sequence ATGAGCACTTCCAAAACCTGGGTTCAATTCAAATTGATTCTCCCCATCCTATTGGGTACGGCATTATATGCCTTTGGACTTCTGTACTTCATCATCCCCAACCAACTCATGGAAGGCGGAGTAACCGGGATTACGGTCCTGCTAAATTATGCGTTCAACATCTCTCCTTCGCTTACAACCTTGGTCGTTAATATTCCACTCTTTCTGGTGGGGCTCAAGATTTTGGGCGGCAGACAGATGATCTATACAGGCGTGGGTATAGGAGCGCTTACGGTGTTCCTGTGGTTATTTGAAAAAATGATTGATCTTGGCTGGATTGAACCGCTGCATACCGAGAATGACCTTTTACTTGCAGCGCTTTACGCTGGGGTTACATTGGGAGCAGGCCTTGGAATTGTATTCCGCTGGGGCGGAACGACAGGTGGATCTGACATCATTGCCCGCATTCTTAATCGAAAATATGGCTGGAGTATGGGACGTGTACTATTAGGTATCGATTTCATCATTATTGGTATCTCCCTCGTCTACATTCCCAAAGAAAAAATACTCTATACCCTTGTAGCTGTATTTATCGCCTCTAAAGTAATCGACTTCATTCAGGAAGGAGCCTATTCGGCCCGCGCATTTATGATCATCAGTGATCATGCACCTGAGATTGCAGATTTAATCACCCGTGATATGGATCGCGGCGTAACGCTCATTCCCGCCATTGGTGCTTATTCGAAACAAGCCAAACATGTTGCTTACTGTGTCATATCCAGACAGGAATTCAGACGTTTACAGACGATTGTGCGTTCGGTTGATCCTAGAGCTTTTGTTATTATTAGCGATGTGCATGACGTACATGGAGAAGGGTTTAAGGAAAGCTGA
- the panC gene encoding pantoate--beta-alanine ligase: MKVIRTIAELRQELNLNRQSIQSRESVVGLVPTMGFLHEGHASLMHAAKQQSDVVVLSIFVNPIQFGPNEDFDSYPRDEARDLETARANGVDIVFIPSVDEMYPQPTQTTVSVSRLTDRLCGASRPGHFDGVTTVVSKLFNIVQPQRAFFGMKDAQQVAVIQQMVNDLNMAVEVVPCPIVRERDGLALSSRNVYLSTEQRQEALVLSQALREAQEAVDAGMAMTAADIRGILRKNIERSPMAVIDYAEIQAFPSLEPLADQGKVHGRDDLLIALAVKFGKTRLIDNIRLQKSEVLSHV; encoded by the coding sequence ATGAAAGTGATACGGACAATCGCAGAATTAAGACAAGAACTGAACTTGAACCGTCAGTCGATTCAGTCCAGAGAGTCCGTTGTAGGACTTGTACCTACCATGGGATTTCTTCATGAAGGACATGCAAGTTTGATGCATGCGGCCAAACAACAAAGTGATGTCGTGGTGCTTAGCATATTTGTAAATCCGATTCAATTTGGTCCAAATGAAGACTTTGACAGTTATCCTAGGGATGAAGCCAGAGACCTGGAAACAGCACGTGCAAATGGAGTGGATATCGTATTTATTCCCTCGGTTGACGAGATGTATCCACAGCCTACACAAACGACCGTATCGGTTTCCCGTTTAACGGATCGATTGTGCGGTGCATCCCGTCCGGGGCATTTTGACGGAGTGACTACGGTTGTCTCAAAGCTGTTTAACATTGTTCAACCGCAGCGTGCATTTTTTGGCATGAAGGACGCACAGCAGGTAGCTGTGATTCAGCAGATGGTTAACGATCTGAACATGGCGGTTGAGGTTGTGCCTTGTCCTATCGTTCGTGAAAGGGATGGCTTGGCGCTTAGTTCGCGCAACGTGTACCTCAGCACAGAACAGCGCCAGGAAGCGCTTGTCCTGTCCCAGGCACTGCGTGAGGCACAGGAAGCTGTGGATGCAGGTATGGCAATGACAGCAGCGGATATCCGCGGTATATTGCGTAAAAACATTGAACGTTCACCAATGGCCGTAATTGATTATGCTGAAATTCAGGCTTTTCCAAGTCTGGAGCCACTTGCTGATCAGGGAAAAGTTCATGGTCGTGACGATCTGTTGATCGCGCTGGCAGTAAAATTCGGCAAAACCAGATTGATTGACAATATACGGCTGCAAAAATCGGAGGTACTGTCCCATGTTTAG
- the bshB1 gene encoding bacillithiol biosynthesis deacetylase BshB1 — MSLDILIFGAHADDAEIGMAGTIAKHTAAGLKVGVCDLTRAEMSSNGTVERRAEEAEQASRVLGLSCRSNLGLPDRGLFITPEHIEAVTAEIRRHAPRIVFAPYWEDRHPDHVMCSKLVQEAVFNAKLRNYKPDMPAVQVKELYFYFINDIGPTDLIVDITEHYEQKENSLLSYRSQFELGEGAVATPLTQGYIERVKARDSLLGQRSLIPFAEGFASITPYVVHQFGQAAKS; from the coding sequence ATGAGTTTGGACATTCTCATATTTGGTGCACACGCGGATGATGCAGAGATTGGGATGGCAGGAACAATTGCCAAACATACTGCAGCTGGACTGAAAGTAGGCGTGTGTGATCTGACCCGAGCGGAGATGTCTTCCAACGGGACGGTAGAGCGCAGAGCCGAGGAAGCGGAGCAAGCCTCCCGCGTCCTCGGTCTTTCGTGTCGAAGCAACCTAGGTTTGCCTGATCGGGGGCTGTTTATTACTCCTGAACACATTGAGGCTGTGACTGCCGAGATACGTCGTCATGCCCCTCGAATCGTGTTCGCGCCATATTGGGAGGATCGTCACCCGGATCATGTGATGTGCAGCAAGCTGGTGCAGGAGGCTGTCTTTAATGCCAAGCTTAGAAACTATAAGCCGGACATGCCCGCAGTTCAAGTGAAAGAATTGTATTTTTACTTCATTAACGATATCGGACCAACGGATTTGATTGTGGATATTACGGAACACTATGAGCAGAAGGAAAATTCATTGCTTAGTTATCGTTCCCAGTTCGAATTGGGAGAAGGCGCAGTGGCCACTCCATTGACTCAAGGATATATTGAACGTGTAAAAGCCCGGGATTCTTTGCTCGGACAGCGGAGCCTTATTCCATTTGCTGAAGGATTCGCTAGCATTACACCTTATGTAGTTCATCAATTTGGCCAGGCAGCCAAGTCATAA
- the panB gene encoding 3-methyl-2-oxobutanoate hydroxymethyltransferase: MANKQALNIVKMKKYKQDGVPLSMITAYDYPTAQLAEEAGIDLILVGDSLGNVVLGYNSTLPVTIDDMVYHTRSVVRGAGNTFIVADMPFMTYHGSIDETLKGVRRLMQEGHAQAVKMEGGLEIADTVKAVVRAGVPVLGHIGLTPQSVNQIGGYRIQGKDAADARRLMDEAKALEAAGAFGIVLELVTEEVARAISEELSIPTIGIGAGRGCDGQVLVFHDVVQYASPYTPKRFVKSYGDVGTLIRNSIESYVKEVKDRSFPAEEHVFTAADGVLDQLYGHRKEKVETNV, encoded by the coding sequence ATGGCAAACAAACAAGCATTGAATATTGTGAAAATGAAAAAATATAAGCAGGACGGCGTGCCGCTTAGTATGATTACAGCTTACGATTATCCGACAGCCCAATTGGCCGAGGAAGCAGGTATCGATCTGATTCTGGTTGGCGATTCACTCGGGAACGTGGTACTGGGTTATAACTCCACCTTGCCTGTTACGATCGACGATATGGTGTATCATACACGTTCTGTAGTACGTGGTGCGGGGAATACGTTTATCGTGGCTGATATGCCCTTCATGACGTATCATGGCAGCATAGACGAGACGCTAAAAGGTGTCCGTCGCCTGATGCAGGAAGGTCATGCACAAGCGGTTAAGATGGAGGGCGGTCTCGAAATTGCAGATACGGTAAAAGCGGTTGTGCGAGCCGGTGTACCTGTACTTGGACATATCGGGCTTACACCGCAATCCGTCAATCAAATTGGTGGTTATCGTATCCAGGGCAAGGATGCTGCAGATGCCAGACGGCTGATGGACGAAGCCAAGGCGCTAGAAGCAGCTGGAGCCTTCGGCATCGTACTCGAACTGGTCACTGAAGAAGTGGCAAGAGCCATCTCGGAAGAACTGTCAATTCCTACGATTGGGATTGGCGCAGGCAGAGGTTGTGATGGTCAGGTACTGGTATTCCATGATGTGGTTCAGTATGCTTCCCCATACACGCCAAAACGTTTTGTCAAATCATATGGAGACGTAGGTACATTGATTCGCAATAGCATCGAGTCCTATGTGAAAGAAGTCAAGGATCGCTCATTCCCAGCAGAGGAGCATGTATTTACCGCCGCTGATGGCGTTCTGGATCAATTGTACGGGCATCGCAAAGAAAAGGTGGAGACGAACGTATGA
- the dapB gene encoding 4-hydroxy-tetrahydrodipicolinate reductase: MSEVIRVAVIGAAGRMGREVVKLVLQDPELELAAAVNRSGVGTDAGTLVGLPECGVLLTDDIEMAFAETKPQVMVDFTVPQYAFTHTEIAIRHGVRPVMGVTGFTPEQIEQLDKLCQDKGIGGLIAPNFSIGAILMMRFAAQAAKHMPNVEIIEYHGDQKLDAPSGTAIKTAELIAANREELRQGNPNEEETIEGSRGGYYNGFRIHSVRLPGVFAQQEVVFGDFGQSLKIRHDSYERAGYMPGVKIGVQKVMEYTGLIYGFDHFID, encoded by the coding sequence ATGAGTGAAGTAATAAGAGTTGCCGTAATCGGAGCAGCTGGCCGGATGGGCCGTGAAGTAGTGAAACTGGTGCTTCAAGATCCTGAACTGGAGCTCGCCGCAGCGGTCAACCGCTCCGGAGTAGGCACGGATGCCGGAACACTTGTCGGTCTGCCCGAATGTGGTGTGCTTTTGACCGATGATATCGAGATGGCGTTTGCAGAGACTAAACCACAGGTTATGGTGGACTTCACAGTCCCTCAATATGCCTTTACCCATACAGAGATTGCGATCCGTCATGGGGTCAGACCTGTTATGGGTGTTACCGGCTTTACGCCGGAACAGATCGAACAGCTGGACAAGCTGTGTCAGGACAAAGGTATTGGAGGATTGATTGCCCCGAACTTCTCAATCGGTGCTATTCTGATGATGAGATTTGCCGCACAGGCTGCCAAACATATGCCGAATGTGGAGATCATCGAATATCACGGAGATCAGAAGCTTGATGCTCCTTCGGGTACAGCAATCAAAACAGCCGAGCTAATTGCAGCAAACCGCGAGGAACTCCGTCAGGGTAATCCGAATGAAGAAGAGACGATCGAAGGATCACGTGGCGGATACTATAATGGATTCCGAATTCATAGTGTCCGGTTGCCGGGGGTATTCGCCCAGCAGGAAGTGGTATTTGGAGACTTTGGCCAATCCCTCAAAATCCGTCATGATTCATATGAGCGTGCAGGTTATATGCCTGGTGTTAAGATTGGTGTACAGAAGGTTATGGAATATACGGGACTTATCTACGGATTTGATCACTTTATCGACTAA
- a CDS encoding CCA tRNA nucleotidyltransferase has product MVEWSQVDHEMARQSEQVLRTLNEKGYEAYWVGGCVRDELLERSVDDMDITTSASPEQVMALFADCIPTGLQHGTVTVRSGGFYFEVTTFRTETEYKDNRRPAAVHFVQDVKEDLQRRDFTMNALAMDREGNIVDPFGGQSDIQDGRVRCVGSAAERFGEDALRMLRCVRFASVFDFKIAYNTWKGLVQQKDLLQHIAMERVRTEMVKMMAGPHPLRGLELLLRSQALEHVKAPIRMERFNKDLTCTIEQLIGKDILLRWSMLLIAGHYTWDESDVLLRKWTFSNDDRSRINGVLQVEQLIQAVVQEQKGEETLRSEWIITVLSCGRQATEDWLTIQPLLPTGWRDQELMHEQQIGEIQSRGAGWSQSMKVHELKDLHITGEDILQLLGRKGGPWLGQLMKYLLKETAIGNIANQHDMLTNEVKRVAADDKA; this is encoded by the coding sequence GTGGTTGAATGGTCACAGGTAGATCATGAAATGGCGAGACAAAGTGAACAGGTACTGCGGACTTTAAATGAAAAAGGGTACGAAGCCTACTGGGTCGGTGGTTGTGTGCGTGACGAACTGCTGGAACGTAGCGTGGATGATATGGATATCACCACGTCCGCTTCCCCTGAACAAGTCATGGCACTGTTCGCGGATTGTATTCCCACGGGCCTCCAGCATGGAACGGTTACGGTTCGTTCCGGAGGCTTTTACTTTGAGGTTACAACGTTCCGCACGGAAACTGAATATAAGGATAATCGAAGACCCGCTGCCGTTCATTTTGTCCAGGATGTCAAAGAAGATTTGCAGCGGCGTGACTTCACGATGAATGCTCTCGCTATGGATCGAGAAGGAAATATCGTTGATCCGTTCGGTGGACAATCAGATATTCAGGATGGACGGGTCAGATGTGTGGGATCGGCGGCTGAACGCTTTGGGGAAGATGCGTTGCGGATGCTTCGGTGTGTTCGTTTTGCTTCGGTATTCGATTTCAAAATTGCCTACAACACCTGGAAGGGACTAGTTCAGCAAAAGGATTTGCTACAACATATCGCCATGGAAAGAGTGCGTACCGAAATGGTGAAAATGATGGCAGGTCCTCATCCGCTGCGCGGTTTGGAATTGCTGCTTCGAAGCCAGGCGCTTGAGCATGTGAAGGCACCGATACGTATGGAGCGATTCAATAAAGACCTCACGTGTACTATTGAACAATTAATCGGAAAAGACATATTGTTGCGCTGGTCCATGTTGCTGATTGCCGGCCATTACACGTGGGATGAATCAGACGTTTTACTTCGAAAATGGACGTTTTCTAATGACGATCGTTCCCGCATCAATGGAGTGCTTCAGGTCGAGCAGTTGATTCAGGCTGTCGTACAGGAGCAGAAGGGCGAAGAGACACTGCGATCAGAATGGATTATAACTGTGTTGTCTTGTGGACGTCAGGCTACAGAGGACTGGCTCACAATTCAACCACTGCTTCCAACAGGTTGGCGAGATCAAGAGCTTATGCACGAACAACAGATCGGGGAAATACAATCCCGTGGTGCTGGATGGAGTCAATCCATGAAGGTACATGAACTGAAAGATCTGCATATTACAGGTGAGGACATTTTGCAGCTACTTGGACGCAAGGGTGGCCCATGGCTGGGACAACTGATGAAATATCTCTTAAAAGAGACGGCGATCGGAAATATAGCGAATCAGCATGACATGCTGACGAACGAAGTAAAGCGGGTGGCTGCAGATGACAAAGCATGA
- a CDS encoding tetratricopeptide repeat protein, which produces MMKPEEYMQHAYRCILQNDFEQAIRWFESAIDAYPKHAELYYRCSITHARSQHLVPALEYARKAVELSQGIEEYVLHLQTLEAKQISLQAKVLLEQAGNGTHERYVQAADLLKQAVKLDPLYVEAHIMLALAYSDLNEFDLATRSVRDALLLDPQNDQLHLLLQEIKQRMKSIQ; this is translated from the coding sequence ATGATGAAACCGGAAGAGTATATGCAGCATGCTTACCGCTGTATTTTGCAAAATGATTTTGAGCAGGCGATTCGTTGGTTTGAATCTGCCATTGATGCTTACCCGAAACATGCGGAGCTCTATTATCGTTGTTCCATTACACATGCCCGCAGTCAACACCTTGTTCCAGCGCTTGAATATGCACGTAAGGCTGTTGAACTGTCACAGGGGATAGAGGAGTATGTTTTGCATTTGCAGACCCTCGAAGCCAAACAGATAAGCCTTCAGGCTAAGGTGCTGCTTGAACAGGCCGGAAACGGAACGCATGAACGATATGTGCAGGCGGCCGATCTGCTGAAACAGGCAGTTAAACTTGACCCGTTATATGTGGAAGCGCATATCATGCTTGCTCTTGCTTACAGTGATCTGAATGAGTTCGACCTTGCAACCCGTTCCGTTCGTGACGCATTGTTGCTGGACCCGCAGAATGATCAACTGCATCTATTGTTACAGGAAATTAAGCAGCGTATGAAATCCATTCAATAA
- the mgsA gene encoding methylglyoxal synthase codes for MLKIAFIAHDRKKEEMVNFVTAYENVFTDHQLYSTGTTGLRIMEGTSLQIHRFESGPLGGDQQIGALVAQNEMDLIIFLRDPLMAQPHEPDINALLRLCDVQGIPLATNIATAEILVKALDRGDFGWRELVHKYKPEGGLNSGDAQ; via the coding sequence ATGTTGAAAATTGCATTTATTGCCCATGATCGCAAAAAAGAAGAGATGGTTAACTTCGTGACAGCCTACGAAAACGTATTTACAGACCATCAACTATACTCGACAGGTACAACAGGTCTTCGCATTATGGAAGGAACTTCATTACAGATCCATCGGTTTGAATCCGGTCCACTGGGCGGAGATCAACAGATCGGAGCCTTGGTTGCACAAAATGAGATGGATCTAATTATTTTCCTGCGTGATCCATTGATGGCACAGCCGCATGAACCAGATATTAACGCTTTGCTGCGTCTGTGCGATGTACAGGGAATCCCGCTTGCTACGAATATTGCAACTGCAGAGATTCTCGTCAAAGCGCTCGATCGCGGTGATTTTGGCTGGAGAGAGCTTGTACATAAATACAAGCCTGAAGGTGGATTGAATTCGGGTGATGCTCAATGA
- the bshA gene encoding N-acetyl-alpha-D-glucosaminyl L-malate synthase BshA, with protein MDQKLKIGITCYPSLGGSGVVATELGKLLAEQGHQVHFIANSIPFRLGTFQKNIFYHEVEVNDYYVFRYPPYDLSLATKMAQVAKSQKLDLLHVHYAVPHAVCAFLAKQMVGEDLKVVTTLHGTDITVLAQDESLKDLIRLAINESDAVTAVSQDLIRETVELLDIRRPIDLTYNFIDKRIYYPRDAASLRRDFAAPHEKILMHISNFRPVKRTQDVVEVFRQVQEQVPAKLLFVGEGPDLPKIQWKINELGLNDKVHFLGKQDDIAQVISMADVLMLPSEKESFGLVALEAMACGVPTIGSQAGGIPELVLHGKTGFLSPIGDTQSMAENTIRLLTDDRLAADFREACLRRAHHDFCNDAIRHEYEQIYYRVLGREVPNLKPVCG; from the coding sequence ATGGATCAAAAGCTAAAAATCGGTATTACCTGTTATCCGTCCCTCGGAGGGTCTGGCGTTGTCGCAACGGAGCTGGGCAAATTGCTTGCCGAACAGGGTCATCAGGTTCACTTTATTGCCAATAGTATCCCGTTTAGACTGGGTACATTCCAGAAAAACATTTTTTATCATGAAGTTGAGGTCAACGATTATTATGTCTTCCGTTATCCGCCTTATGACCTGTCATTAGCCACGAAAATGGCGCAAGTAGCCAAGTCCCAGAAGCTGGATCTGCTTCATGTACATTATGCAGTGCCTCATGCGGTTTGTGCATTTTTGGCTAAACAAATGGTTGGTGAGGATTTAAAGGTGGTCACAACGTTACACGGAACAGATATTACCGTTCTGGCACAAGATGAGTCTTTGAAAGACCTGATCCGTCTTGCTATAAATGAAAGTGATGCGGTTACGGCAGTTTCACAGGACTTGATTCGTGAAACGGTTGAATTACTGGATATAAGACGCCCAATCGATCTGACCTATAACTTTATTGATAAACGAATTTATTATCCACGTGATGCAGCAAGTCTGCGTAGAGACTTCGCAGCACCTCATGAAAAAATACTGATGCATATTTCCAACTTCCGCCCTGTGAAGAGAACACAGGATGTGGTGGAGGTGTTCCGTCAGGTACAGGAGCAGGTACCTGCGAAATTATTGTTTGTTGGAGAAGGGCCGGATCTGCCCAAGATTCAATGGAAAATTAATGAGCTTGGACTGAATGACAAGGTTCACTTTCTGGGTAAGCAGGATGATATTGCTCAAGTCATTTCAATGGCTGATGTGCTTATGCTGCCGTCGGAGAAGGAAAGTTTTGGGCTGGTGGCACTTGAAGCCATGGCTTGCGGTGTACCTACCATCGGCTCACAGGCCGGGGGTATCCCTGAACTGGTATTGCACGGCAAGACCGGATTTTTGTCTCCAATTGGCGACACACAATCAATGGCAGAGAACACCATTCGTTTGTTGACAGACGACCGTCTGGCGGCTGATTTCAGAGAAGCGTGCTTGAGACGGGCGCACCATGATTTCTGCAATGACGCCATTCGGCATGAATATGAACAAATTTACTACCGGGTGCTGGGACGTGAAGTTCCGAATCTGAAGCCCGTTTGTGGCTGA
- the panD gene encoding aspartate 1-decarboxylase, with product MFRTLMKSKIHRATVTEANLNYVGSITIDEDLMETSDLMENEKVQIVNNNNGARLETYVIPGPRGSGVICLNGAAARLVQPGDTVIIISYAMMSQEEANNHKPTVVFVDGQNKPVQTMKHEVHATIM from the coding sequence ATGTTTAGAACACTAATGAAATCCAAAATTCACCGGGCAACCGTTACGGAAGCAAACCTGAACTATGTGGGAAGCATTACCATCGATGAAGATCTGATGGAAACTTCTGATCTGATGGAAAATGAGAAAGTGCAAATTGTGAATAATAACAATGGTGCACGTCTGGAAACCTATGTCATTCCAGGTCCACGTGGAAGTGGAGTGATATGCCTGAATGGAGCAGCAGCCCGTCTGGTACAGCCCGGCGATACCGTCATTATCATTTCATATGCGATGATGTCTCAAGAAGAGGCAAATAATCACAAGCCTACCGTTGTCTTTGTGGATGGACAGAATAAACCTGTGCAAACGATGAAACACGAAGTTCATGCCACGATTATGTAA
- a CDS encoding biotin--[acetyl-CoA-carboxylase] ligase, whose translation MTKHEELLHMLLNAEGEFVSGEDISRNLSISRTAVWKHVNKLRDMGYEFEAVSRKGYRLVTTPDSIDATALQLALETTVFGRKATILQSTLSTQGDVQHMAELGQGEGAVVLAEEQTGGRGRFGRKWYSPPGRGIWMSVLMRPKLALQNTPQLTLLAGVAVCRAIRSYTGADAGIKWPNDLLIGGRKVCGILLESTVEDHEVRYCVAGIGVDVNFDEKDYPEDLISIATSLKMETGQTIDRTKLAAAILSELERLYFLYQKEGFGVISSLWEALSVSMNRAIKVANPQGIIEGTAIGLDPSGALIVEQENGERVSIYSGEVSLVN comes from the coding sequence ATGACAAAGCATGAGGAACTGCTACATATGTTACTGAATGCAGAGGGAGAATTTGTGTCTGGTGAGGACATCAGTCGCAATCTGTCCATTAGCCGAACGGCCGTGTGGAAGCACGTAAACAAACTGCGTGACATGGGTTATGAGTTTGAAGCCGTATCTCGCAAAGGATATCGCTTGGTTACGACACCGGATAGTATTGATGCCACAGCGCTTCAGCTCGCGCTGGAAACGACAGTGTTTGGCCGCAAGGCTACCATTCTGCAATCGACATTGTCCACCCAAGGTGATGTTCAGCACATGGCTGAACTGGGGCAGGGCGAAGGGGCAGTGGTTCTAGCGGAAGAACAGACGGGTGGGCGAGGCCGTTTTGGTCGTAAATGGTATTCCCCGCCCGGGCGAGGCATCTGGATGAGTGTTCTAATGCGTCCTAAACTTGCTCTGCAAAATACGCCACAGCTTACTTTATTAGCAGGTGTGGCTGTGTGTCGTGCCATTCGTTCATATACGGGCGCAGATGCGGGTATTAAATGGCCTAATGACCTTTTGATCGGCGGCCGCAAGGTGTGTGGGATTCTGCTTGAATCAACCGTTGAAGACCACGAGGTACGTTATTGTGTAGCTGGCATAGGTGTCGATGTTAACTTCGATGAGAAGGATTATCCCGAGGATCTGATATCCATTGCAACTTCACTTAAAATGGAGACTGGACAAACCATAGACCGAACCAAACTTGCAGCGGCCATTCTCTCGGAATTGGAGCGTTTGTATTTTTTGTATCAGAAGGAAGGGTTCGGTGTGATCTCTTCGCTCTGGGAAGCTTTGTCCGTATCCATGAACCGTGCAATTAAGGTGGCTAATCCGCAGGGGATCATCGAAGGTACAGCAATAGGCCTGGATCCTTCTGGGGCATTAATTGTGGAACAGGAAAACGGTGAGCGTGTATCGATTTACTCCGGTGAAGTTTCATTGGTAAATTAA
- a CDS encoding nucleotide pyrophosphohydrolase has translation MEKSIAEMQREVDLYISQFKEGYFSPLAMLARMSEEVGELAREVNHEFGEKPKKTSEADNSIELELGDILFITICFANSLGIDLAEAHDKVMHKFNTRDANRWTPKNTD, from the coding sequence ATGGAGAAAAGCATTGCAGAAATGCAGCGTGAGGTTGATCTGTATATTTCCCAGTTCAAAGAAGGATACTTCAGTCCGCTGGCCATGCTCGCCCGTATGTCTGAAGAGGTGGGAGAGCTAGCAAGGGAAGTAAATCACGAGTTCGGTGAAAAACCGAAAAAAACTTCCGAAGCAGACAATTCCATTGAGCTTGAGCTCGGGGACATTTTATTTATCACGATTTGTTTTGCTAATTCTCTCGGGATCGATCTGGCAGAGGCGCACGACAAAGTCATGCATAAATTTAACACACGCGATGCAAATCGGTGGACGCCAAAAAACACCGATTAG